One stretch of Candidatus Reconcilbacillus cellulovorans DNA includes these proteins:
- a CDS encoding nucleotidyltransferase: MTDERLRVKIEDYVRAVARLGEGLEEDLSNPLVYDGVIQRFEFTYELAWKCLKAYLEREGLQPASTPRAVFKEAFASGFLPDGDVWIDMIDDRNLTVHTHNDSLARQIYQHVKERYYPALADLARALAEAVS; the protein is encoded by the coding sequence GTGACCGACGAGCGTCTGCGGGTCAAAATCGAAGATTACGTCCGAGCGGTGGCCAGACTGGGAGAAGGACTGGAGGAAGATCTGTCCAATCCGCTGGTCTACGACGGCGTCATCCAACGATTCGAATTCACTTACGAACTGGCGTGGAAATGCCTGAAAGCGTATCTGGAACGCGAAGGATTGCAGCCGGCCTCCACCCCCCGCGCGGTATTCAAAGAAGCGTTCGCATCCGGGTTTCTTCCGGACGGAGACGTCTGGATCGACATGATCGACGATCGGAATTTGACCGTTCATACCCACAACGACTCGCTGGCCCGGCAAATTTATCAGCATGTCAAGGAACGGTACTATCCGGCCCTGGCGGATCTGGCCCGGGCATTGGCGGAGGCGGTCTCGTGA
- a CDS encoding nucleotidyltransferase, giving the protein MTSFGLPDGIVKAIVDELKSRDQVKRAVLFGSRARGDFRDRSDIDLAIECDGPMPTGLRTALDRAARIYKIDIVDMYALQDERLRRDIDREGVGIYRKSRS; this is encoded by the coding sequence GTGACGAGTTTCGGACTGCCGGACGGCATCGTAAAGGCGATTGTCGACGAACTGAAAAGCCGGGATCAGGTCAAACGCGCCGTCCTCTTCGGTTCCCGCGCCCGAGGCGACTTTCGCGACCGATCGGACATCGATCTGGCGATCGAATGCGACGGACCGATGCCGACCGGTCTGCGTACGGCTTTAGACCGGGCGGCGAGAATTTACAAGATCGATATCGTCGATATGTACGCTTTGCAGGATGAACGGTTACGCCGGGACATTGATCGGGAAGGCGTGGGGATTTATCGAAAGTCGCGGTCGTAA